From the Planktothricoides raciborskii GIHE-MW2 genome, the window AAATTATATTCGCCTCTGTCTATCATTAGTTCACATAAAATCTCTAAGTCATCACGAGAATAAAATAGCTGAATAGCTTATAAAATTGAGGTTTTTCCGCTATTGTTGGAGCCAACTAATAAATTAACTTGACCCAGTTGCTCTAGGCGGAAAGATTCAAAACATCGAAAATTTTTGATTTCTAGGGACTTTAACATAATCGATCGAGAAGAGAACTAGAAAAAATGATAGCATTGATTAGGCGTAGCAGTAAAATGACGACTTGATTGGCGCGGTAAGCGAAGCTATTCCGAAGG encodes:
- a CDS encoding AAA family ATPase, whose translation is MLKSLEIKNFRCFESFRLEQLGQVNLLVGSNNSGKTSIL